A genomic window from Populus alba chromosome 19, ASM523922v2, whole genome shotgun sequence includes:
- the LOC118056734 gene encoding T-complex protein 1 subunit theta, which translates to MGFSMQPYGIQSMLKEGHKHLSGLDEAVLKNIDACKQLSTITRTSLGPNGMNKMVINHLDKLFVTNDAATIVNELEVQHPAAKILVLAGKAQQEEIGDGANLTISFAGEILQNADELIRMGLHPSEIISGYNKSIDKAIEILGELVEPGSENMDVRNKEQVIFRMKAAVASKQFGQEDVLCNLISEACIQVCPKNPANFNVDNVRVAKLVGGGLNNSSTVRGMVLKGDTVGTLKRVEKAKVAVFVGGVDTSATETKGTVLIHSAEQLENYAKTEEAKVEELIKAVANSGAKVIVSGAAVGEMALHFCERYKLMVLKISSKFELRRFCRTTGAVAILKLSPPSLDDLGYVDSISVEEIGGTRVTVVRNEEGGNSVCTVVLRGSTDSILDDLERAVDDGVNTYKAMCRDSRIVPGGAATEIELAKRLKEFSFKETGLDQYAIAKFAESFEMIPKTLAENAGLNAMEIISSLYADHASGNIKVGIDLEEGVCKDVSTLKIWDLYVTKFFALKYAADAACTVLRVDQIIMAKPAGGPRRDAAPGGMDED; encoded by the exons aTGGGGTTCTCAATGCAACCATACGGAATACAATCAATGTTAAAGGAAGGACACAAGCATTTATCAGGTCTCGATGAAGCTGTTCTCAAAAACATTGATGCTTGTAAACAGCTGTCTACCATCACTCGCACTTCTCTCGGCCCTAATG GTATGAATAAGATGGTTATTAACCATTTGGACAAACTCTTTGTCACCAATGATGCTGCCACTATTGTTAATGAGCTTGAGGTTCAGCATCcagctgccaaaattttggtCTTAGCTGGCAAGGCCCAACAAGAGGAAATTGGGGATGGAGCTAACCTGACCATCTCTTTTGCTGGAGAGATACTTCAAAACGCGGATGAGCTTATTAGGATGGGCCTTCACCCTAGTGAGATCATCAGTGGTTACAATAAATCAATTGACAAG GCAATTGAAATCTTAGGCGAACTGGTGGAGCCAGGTTCTGAAAACATGGACGTGAGGAATAAGGAGCAAGTTATTTTTCGTATGAAGGCTGCTGTTGCTAGCAAGCAATTCGGACAAGAAGACGTTCTATGTAATCTCATTTCTGAA GCATGCATTCAAGTGTGTCCCAAGAACCCAGCAAACTTCAATGTGGATAATGTGCGGGTTGCAAAGCTTGTGGGAGGAGGTTTGAACAATTCTTCAACAGTCCGCGGAATGGTTTTGAAAGGTGATACTGTGGGAACCCTAAAGAGAGTGGAGAAGGCAAAG GTTGCTGTTTTTGTTGGTGGTGTTGATACCTCGGCAACTGAAACCAAGGGAACTGTCCTAATTCACTCTGCTGAGCAG CTAGAAAATTATGCAAAAACTGAAGAAGCCAAGGTTGAGGAGCTCATTAAAGCAGTGGCAAATTCTGGTGCCAAAGTAATTGTTAGCGGAGCAGCTGTTGGAGAAATGGCATTACATTTCTGTGAACGTTACAA ACTCATGGTTCTGAAGATCAGCTCAAAGTTTGAACTGAGAAGATTTTGCCGCACCACTGGTGCTGTTGCTATT TTGAAGCTTAGTCCACCTAGCCTAGATGACTTGGGATATGTAGATTCGATTTCTGTTGAGGAAATTGGTGGAACTAGA GTCACTGTTGTGAGAAATGAAGAAGGTGGAAACTCTGTATGCACTGTGGTGTTACGAGGAAGTACAGATAGTATACTAGATGACCTTGAAAGAGCTGTTGATGATGGAGTCAATACTTACAAG GCAATGTGTAGGGACAGTCGAATAGTACCTGGAGGGGCAGCTACTGAAATTGAGTTAGCCAAAAGACTCAAGGAATTCTCATTTAAAGAAACAGG ATTGGATCAATATGCTATTGCAAAGTTTGCTGAAAGTTTTGAGATGATACCTAAAACATTGGCTGAGAATGCTGGTCTCAATGCAATGGAGATCATATCCTCCCTCTATGCTGATCATGCTTCCGGAAATATCAAAGTGGGCATTGACTTAGAGGAAGGTGTTTGTAAGGATGTATCAACCCTGAAAATCTGGGACCTCTACGTTACAAA GTTTTTCGCTCTCAAATATGCAGCAGATGCTGCCTGTACTGTATTGCGAGTGGaccag ATTATAATGGCAAAACCAGCTGGAGGTCCAAGGAGAGATGCAGCGCCTGGAGGGATGGATGAAGATTAG
- the LOC118056736 gene encoding photosynthetic NDH subunit of subcomplex B 2, chloroplastic, with protein MASLLSFSLPKPSIIKATALSPTTTSPSTPEVLEEKFGRKGIKFLESNNVPTVELKVRNGSSVRVQIPNAHVSSYKPKVYWKDDGFEEVLYTLPGKEKDSGIAKGGIGLVINDASEGGSKGSLISSSEWTVKDVDSDSIDAVQVELSCSSGPLEISYVVSLYPLSMASAVIVKNNGRKDVTLTSAILSHLKLKKRAKAGIQGLRKCYYCTQPPLSSPFEVLSPSEALKPESPGLLDFDFEPEEKPGSWKVQEEPYIILKDRLSRVYAAPPQERLKAFYNTSPTKYETLDQGKELFFRVIRIGFEDIYIGSPGSFAEKYGKDYFICTGPAAMLVPVVVKPGEEWKGAQMIEHDNL; from the exons ATGGCTTCTcttctttccttctctcttcCAAAACCAAGCATTATAAAAGCTACTGCATTATCTCCAACAACTACCAGCCCTTCAACTCCAGAGGTTCTTGAAGAAAAGTTTGGTAGAAAAGGCATCAAATTCTTGGAATCCAACAATGTTCCAACTGTTGAGCTAAAAGTTAGAAATGGCAGCTCTGTGAGGGTCCAGATACCTAATGCTCATGTCAGTTCTTACAAGCCAAAAGTTTATTGGAAGGATGATGGCTTTGAGGAGGTTCTTTATACCCTTCCTGGTAAGGAAAAGGACTCTGGTATAGCTAAAGGCGGAATTGGTTTGGTCATCAATGATGCCTCTGAAGGTGGTTCCAAAGGGtcactcatttcttcttctgaATGGACTGTAAAGGATGTTGACTCTGATTCCATTGATGCTGTTCAG GTTGAATTGAGCTGCAGCAGTGGACCTCTTGAAATATCATATGTAGTCTCCCTTTATCCACTGAGCATGGCATCAGCAGTGATAGTAAAGAATAATGGTCGCAAGGACGTGACTCTAACTAGTGCTATACTTAGTCATCTCAAATTGAAAAAGCGAGCAAAGGCAGGGATCCAAGGACTGAGGAAATGTTATTACTGCACACAGCCTCCTTTATCTTCACCTTTCGAAGTTTTATCTCCATCGGAAGCATTGAAACCGGAGTCTCCGGGattgcttgattttgattttgagccCGAAGAGAAACCAGGATCATGGAAAGTGCAAGAGGAGCCCTACATAATTTTGAAGGATAGGCTTAGTAGAGTTTATGCTGCTCCACCGCAAGAGAGGTTAAAAGCATTCTATAACACCTCACCTACAAAATATGAAACGCTTGATCAG GGAAAAGAGCTGTTCTTTAGGGTAATACGGATTGGTTTCGAAGATATCTACATTGGCAGCCCGGGCTCGTTTGCAGAGAAGTATGGCAAGGACTATTTTATCTGCACTGGCCCTGCTGCAATGCTGGTTCCTGTCGTTGTGAAACCTGGTGAAGAATGGAAGGGGGCACAGATGATTGAGCATGATAATTTGTAA